The following are encoded together in the Montipora capricornis isolate CH-2021 chromosome 5, ASM3666992v2, whole genome shotgun sequence genome:
- the LOC138048583 gene encoding uncharacterized protein — MNYSRNELFKIRRVSNCSLPGRIFAYLKLAGLLHLRGCGAGRRDFVRGIKVIASNRIEVEGHVDGVNKNNLISIPRAPQQLNHQQRQQPRIFVLSNVRSIRKKTLLLRDYIVEHDIDLLAITETWLADDSSDEFYCRDICPEGYKIEQLPRNYADVGGVALVYRRCFKVKKDVQTIHRSFELINIHITSACNHNLRLVVIYRAPPSLENGFTVRIFLEEFSSFLEGLVLTTSALLVAGDFNFHIDESNDCDARRFLQVLESLLDLAKIPLERKLISYRKIRDIDFSEFCGQLEDTRLVRDAASFSLGDLVYENNTTLKSLLDSHAPLKTKTFTLHPTALWYTEELRSEKKKRSALERRWRSSKRECDYSRFKEQCLRVNALVKKTKVDYYSGIIQESSNNPRTLFSAVNKLLHKGVPAEYPSGSASDGDLANKFIAFFGENITVLRNSLNSTSDIVVESDAIVHQCTLSCFMSVTLSAVSELHVLSKMSIKSCPLDPVSASVLKQCTSVLLPVMT; from the exons ATGAACTATTCAAGGAATGAACTATTCAAGATCCGACGCGTTTCCAACTGTTCGCTCCCGGGACGGATTTTTGCGTATTTGAAGTTAGCTGGCTTGCTCCATTTGAGAGGATGTGGGGCTGGACGAAGGGATTTCGTTCGTGGAATCAAAGTGATTGCATCGAACCGAATTGAAGTTGAAGGGCACGTGGATGGAGTGAACAAAAACAACCTTATTTCCATCCCCCGTGCTCCTCAACAGTTGAATCACCAGCAACGCCAACAACCTCGGATATTCGTCCTTTCGAATGTTCGCTCTATCCGCAAGAAGACTCTGTTACTGAGGGATTACATTGTAGAACATGATATCGATTTACTCGCCATTACTGAAACGTGGCTCGCTGATGATTCTTCGGACGAATTCTACTGTCGTGATATCTGTCCTGAAGGGTATAAGATTGAGCAGTTACCAAGGAATTATGCCGACGTTGGAGGGGTTGCTCTAGTTTACAGGAGATGTTTTAAGGTCAAGAAGGATGTACAAACGATCCACAGGAGTTTTGaactcattaatattcatattacATCAGCTTGCAATCATAATCTTAGGCTTGTTGTCATTTACCGAGCTCCACCTAGTCTTGAGAATGGATTCACGGTTAGAATCTTTTTGGAGGAGTTTAGTTCTTTTCTGGAGGGACTTGTTCTAACTACTAGTGCCCTGTTAGTCGCTGGTGACTTTAATTTCCATATCGATGAGTCTAATGATTGTGACGCCCGACGATTCTTACAAGTTCTGGAATC TTTGTTGGACCTTGCTAAAATACCACTCGAGCGTAAACTAATCTCGTATCGCAAAATCCGTGATATTGATTTTAGCGAGTTTTGTGGTCAGTTGGAGGACACCAGGCTAGTGAGAGATGCTGCGTCTTTCAGTCTCGGTGACCTTGTTTATGAAAATAACACTACATTAAAGTCGTTGTTGGACAGCCACGCGCCTCTGAAGACTAAGACCTTTACTCTTCACCCAACCGCCCTATGGTATACAGAGGAATTAcgatctgaaaagaaaaaacgcaGCGCTCTTGAGCGGCGCTGGCGTTCTTCAAAACGAGAATGTGATTATTCTAGATTTAAGGAACAATGCCTCAGAGTGAACGCTTTGGTCAAGAAAACTAAAGTGGACTATTACTCAGGCATTATACAGGAGAGTAGTAATAATCCCCGAACTCTTTTCAGTGCGGTAAATAAGCTCCTCCACAAGGGTGTGCCCGCGGAGTATCCTTCTGGGAGTGCGTCTGATGGTGATCTCGCCAACAAGTTCATTGCCTTCTTTGGTGAGAATATTACAGTTCTGCGAAACTCACTTAACTCCACATCTGATATTGTCGTGGAGTCCGATGCCATTGTCCATCAGTGTACCTTGTCATGTTTTATGTCTGTAACATTGTCTGCTGTCTCGGAATTACATGTACTCAGTAAGATGAGCATTAAGTCCTGTCCTCTTGATCCCGTCTCTGCTTCTGTTTTGAAGCAGTGTACATCAGTACTTTTGCCTGTTATGACTTAA